CGTTCTCCAATTCAATCACTCTGTACAACCTCCGATCGTTGGGGGACTTCACCACCATGTTGTCCAAGCTCGAAACGGCTTTCGTCACAGACATTGTTCTCGTGAAGAAAGTGttgtgctgctgctgctgctgcaagagtatctccttcttcttaggtCTTTTGAATCCGATTCCGCAGCAGCTATTGcctttttctgaaatttttatttattttgttaattaaaaaaacaaactcaTTAGAATAACTGAAAACGCAAATATCATCAAAACTGTAACATCGTGCCGTTATCTCCATAGGCGATACGACATGTTCGCCGTTTCATGCTAGAGTACCTCCGGGAAAGAAAGAGAATTGAATAATTACGAACCTGATTGACCTTTACTGTATAATCCCTGAAATGAGTCGACGAGCGATAGAGTGCGGAGATCTCTGAAAACCCCTAGCATTGTGTGGTTGAGTTTGCAACGAATGTCTCAGCAACCATTGGGCATGTGGCTCACGGAAAGTCTACTGTTGTCAAAGCTATATCTGGTGGTGTGCAGGTAATTTTGACTATTATGCCTCTGCTATTTTGTGTTACCAGAGCAGCAACTGTATTGGACTCACATGTagcatttctttttttttttataatctctTGTTCTTTTGTGCAGACTGTTCTTTTATTACCAGCAGTCAACATCGATAAGGTATGAAAGAAAGAGCATGAGAGAAAATAACAAAACGAAACGACCTCTTCTTGTCTGTCTgctaacaatatatatatatatatatgttcctTCACAGGCTTTTGAGTCACCACACACTCACAGTAACTGCTTTACATATCTGAGTCATTTTCCAAAGCTGCTTAGTGACATCCAAAGAGTAGTATATCCTACCCACAGGTGAATCAAATCTGTCTCTTTTTTTGCTTGCTTAAAGGCTATTCTTCTGGTTTGATACTATGGACGTGATGATTAAATCTTGTATCGTAGGTGTGGAAAGGTGAAGGCTCAAGGAAGTGGAAACTTGGACAAAACGATGGAATCTTTGTTCAGTTTTAGTGTCCGTCTATTCGAAATGTTTGGTTCATTCCTAGCTCGAAAGAAAAAGGGGCAGGCCTTATGCAGGTTCTCTCTCCCTTATTCTTCTCTTTGTTTTGCAATGAGCTTTTGTAACTTACCCCTTAGGTTAAATAGTTATAAACTGATTGTGGGGGTTTTGGTTTCAGGGAGCCTCAAGCTCTAGATATCGGTGCACATGAGATTCTCCATTCAATTCAGGCATTCACAAGGTGGTATGTTGTGCTCTTATCTATTGTAGGCTTAAAATTGATATTTCTGAACCTTGTATCTTTTCTGATAACCTTTCATTTGAATAGATACTTCCTAGCGTTCCGTGGTACATGGAACATCTCCTTCATCAGACCTCTCTGTTGGTTCCTTAACGGTCATTGATCTCATCAGAACAGTGCAGCTTAACCTTTCTAAACTGCGGGTATAGCTTTACATTCATATATTGGCAACGAAAAATgtgtttcagtttttttttttacttaattatATGGCCGTTTGGGTAGGTTCAAGCCTTATAAGAGTGTAATCAAGTTGATAGCCATGTATCAAAGTGGAACCTGCAACTTATTTGGACATGTATCAGAAAATGAGCACTTAAGATATAAATTATGGTGCTGTACCTTTCTTATGTATTGTGACAAATTTTGTTTCTTGGGCGTTTACAGCAGGATGTGTACTCTGCAGCTTACATGTCTTGCAACCTTGGCTAACATGGTAGCTCATACCCATCATCTTAGTGCATATGCCTCTGCGAGGCTTGTCAGCCTTTTCTATACATGCTTTCTCGAAAGTATGCGATTAATTCCTCAGTCCTTTATGACAatgcatatttttttgtttgtcttgtaTGGAATGATGCTCATTATGATTCCTAATTAACCgatcattaattatttaatacaGGTATAACAAGTTACAGGTGATAAAAGCTGCATAGTATCAAAATAAGCTTGTCAAGAGCGGATGATAGCGTTTCAGAAGATTTGGTAAGTCATATTTAGTTCAAGCACACAATATAATTGCAGTGAATCATTGTTattctttgaatctttgatttgtggtttatatttgtaaaattgtatttttgcCAACTTGCAGGCAGCAGAGCTGCAAATCTTTTACTGATTTCTTGAGGCTTGTCCTTGATATATTAAATGCAATTTTGACGTGCGCGTTGCCGAGGTATCATATTGTCATGTTTACTTAGCAGCATGaatcacacatatatatatattcctttcCCGTTTATTCATGTTCTGAATTAGTCTGTATTTCTGGTTTTCTGCAGATTGTCTATGCAATCATGCATCGGCAAGAAGTGTTCCGACCTTTCAAGAATCATCCGCGATTTCATGAGCTAGCCGAAAATATTTACACTGTAGGCTCCATCACAGTTCCAGAGTATCTGATTGATCCATCCGTTTTTCACTTGCTTAACTAAATTATCATTTAATCTATTATGTAGCTCTTAGACTTACTTCAATAGCCTCAAAGATCGGATCGAGAATGGTCAGTGCAGAAAGTTCTCCAGTTCATCATTCACAATTGTCGGTCTTGGCGAGGCGAaggaatgaatgaatgaaggtAAACAAAACACTAGTATAGTATCTCTATCTATCACTGATATAGTTTTCCTTTCACTGTGATTCTTAAAACGCATGGCTTTCTTTCATTTTTCACAATTATCACTGCAGATGTTTTACTCAACTTCACTTTTCATATGAAAAGTGATCCACCCGTAAGAGTTCTTTAGTCCATACGTCTGGCAACTAGCTTTTTCCCGATGGTAACACGCTTTCAATCTTTCATCACCATGTATAAAAGAAGTGCACATATCTCATTCCTCTTTCACCGGAGTGGATTCCAGTTTTAATCCGGACGCCATCAACTTATTCCCAGTGTCACACCAAGTTGAAGTAAGTACCATCCAACATCATTGTCAGACAGAAACAAACATTCGATTTATGAAACTAGAATCACAACTAAGTTTCGGTGCATTTTGCTAGGACTTGTAACATAGGATCGTTCATCGTTGCTTACAGTATTTGCAGGAACAGACGGAAAGGGAGAAGAAGGGAAAGAGAAGAAAGTACCAAGACTTGATCGAGCAGAGTATATTTCGATATAGGAGAATTTGGGAGGGGGCGTATAacgtatgtatatatattcatacGGTTAGGGTTCACATAAGTTAATTTAATGTTCTTATCATACTGTTTACACTTAAAACGGGACCCAAAACCAATCTGCTAAGTCTTTATCTCCTCTCTTAATCCTCCCTTTAGCTTCACTATAAGCAAGCTCATACCAAACCGTGCTACTCGAAGTGTTCCCAAACCGGTTCAATGTCATCCTCGAAgtttatgcttttctccttgttaatttggaaaaaaaatcagcgacgaagatgatgatgatgatgatgcttccCAGGAAAAAAGtgacgaagaagatgaagaggatcTCGAGGACGAAGAACATGAGGACATCGTGCATGCACGCTATCAAAAGAAGATGACAGCATCAGAAACTAAGGGAGACAGATTTTTCTCTTCTAATCTTCACATGGATGCCGCCGTTAAGAGCTACACCACCGCACTCAATCAAGCTCCAGACGACCATCACTTACACGTCCTCTACTCCAAGCGTTCAGCTGCTCACTTGAAGGACAAGAAATATGAAGAAGCTCTCGCAGACGCAAAGTTGGCCCTCCACCTGAAACCGGAATGGGCAGAGGCTCATAGCCGCGTCGCTGCTGCTCATTACGCTTTGGGgaacatttttttcaaaaaagctAAGGCTTGCTACGTTTCAGCGGATTCGTACGCGGACAACTACCAATTTTCAGATGCTCTAGACCAACTCTCCAAGTATAGGTGGAGTCCGTTTGAAGAAGCTTTCAAAAAGGGGATGTGTTGAAGGTACTGAGTGAAAGTAATCGGACGAGTGGGTTCATGGAAGACCATGATTTCAACAACTTGATGAAAGAACTCTGTGAACATCCGAGACGTATCCATCTCTACATGGAAGAGGCGAATGTTATAGATGCTTTGTACGTTTTGCTGAACGATACACTGCCTTCTAGAGTACCTCTGTTTAGGAATGTGCAGTCCCTCATTGCTGTGTGCACCAGGAAATCCAACTTTGATGAATCAGACAGGTACTATCAGTTGATGAAACGTTCTGGTTACTACATTTACCAAATCAATACCAGGAAGCTCTCTCAGATGCCAGCTTGTTACCCAAATGAAGCCATCTCGGTCAGAGGGTCATGTCCTTATGGGTGATGCTCTTAAGGGCTTGGGGTTACATGAGTTCGAATTAGCTGTGGTTGCATACAAGAAAGGGCTCTCCACCCATTCAGCCAGTAAGAGTATGAGATCCGGGTTAGCACACTCCCTGGCTCATCTGTCAAGTCCTTTTGGAGATGCCTTGGGGCCGAACATGTGGGGGAAACTGAGCAGGAATCCTCGGACCAGTGCGTTTATGAAACAGGAAGGCTTCGTTCAACTGATGGACAAGTTCTCGGAATCACCTTTCACTTTCCATCTTAAGCTTGATGACGTAAGAGTGATTGAAGCTATTCTTTTTTTCGTTGAGTGATCAAACCGTAGTACACCACGAGATGGGGATGGACGTCGAAGCTGTTTAAAATGAGGAAACAAACCTAGCACAAGCTGTTGAAGCTCAAGCAATAAAAGCTGTAAAAGACGCATCTCTCTCTTCCGGTGACTTCTCTGACGCCGTTAGTCACTACACCGCTGCAATTGATATCGATCCAAACAATCACGCCCTCTTCTCCAAGCGTTCCTCTGCTCACACCTCGCTTCAGAACTACGACGCAGCTGTCTCAGATGCCAAGAGGAGCATCCAACTTAAACCAACCTCGGCAAAAGGCTATCGCCTTCTTGGTACTGCCCATTACCAATGCGGtctgaaatattttaaagagGCGTTGGAATCCTACAAGAAAGCTCTTGCAATCAATCCAACCAAGAGGAGATTTACCTGCGGTTTACAACAACTTGAGAAATATGCATggaatccttttgaagaggctCTCCGGAAAGGATGATATGTTTGAGATGCTGACTGCTAATCCTTTGACGAGTGTGCTGATGAAAGACAAGGATTTCGTCGCTATGATGGAAGAGCTCAAACAAAGAGCTACGTACATACATCTCCACGCAATTAACCCTAAGCTAGTGCAAGCTCTCTGTGTATTGGTCAATGGTAATGAGAAGCTTGGGACTCAGAAGAGGCAGAGGCACTGAGTTGAAGGAATGGAAGAACAAGGTGAAGTTTATTAGTGTTAATGGTCAGAGCTGTTTGGTTGATATGGTGAGATGTTTAATCCTTGTATTTGATTTGCAGGAGAAGAGGTCAAGAGATCCAGGGGTGAAGCAAGACAAAGAAGTGGCTAAGAGTGACGTGAAGAAGAGTGTGTTTTGTTTCTGCTTTTATTATATGGGATCATGCTGTTTTTTCTTTATCGAATTATCAAACTCTATTATCTTCTAcgcctctctctttctctttgtgtgtgtgtgatacNNNNNNNNNNNNNNNNNNNNNNNNNNNNNNNNNNNNNNNNNNNNNNNNNNNNNNNNNNNNNNNNNNNNNNNNNNNNNNNNNNNNNNNNNNNNNNNNNNNNAGATGGAGAGAAGAATCGAGCGGAAGAGAGAAACGCCGGCGATCTGATCGTCGTCTCCTCCTTCTCTCAGCCAATTCGTGAATCTCGAGAGGTATGTGAATCGCGACTTTAACAGCTGTTTGCGTACTCAGGTATTGGATGATTCGTCGATTTTGCTAGTTACTTACGATTCGTTCGTTTATTGATTCTCAACTGATACTGGAGTTCGTCGATCCTGTGTGAAAGCTTTCATGGAATCTCGAAGTAGAGTCTCAGATTGTATCGTTTTATAGATCCATTTTGAAATATTGATGTAATCTTGAACAAGGATCGATCTCAGAATGTATCGCGCGATGGTGCATCGATGACCGATTCGGAATCGCTGAATTTCAGATTCGAGTTTTATAGATCAAGTTTGATGTTAGCTAAGCTAGAATATGGTTTCGCTTTCCAATGATTGATTCAGAATCTGAAATCCTGTATTTGGTGTTGATTCGTCATAAACAGAGTTGATTAGTAGCTGGGGATTGTTAAAGTGATCATTGTGTAGATTCTTGTGATGATATTGTTAAATTTCTGAGaaaaactctgttcttgtttatTGCGATTCTGGAAAGTTTCAGGACATACAATGAGTGGCAGAAAGAAAGGGAAGGATAGGAAAGGAGCTTCTTCGTCAAGTAACGATGATGCTGTTGGGTACTTCATCGGTAAGATTCACTGATATGTTGATCTGATCAAACTTTCTTTTCGTGACAGCACAAGCCTTAGCAGATCTGAATATTGCAAACTAATATGGTAATTGCTCCTGTCTTAGGGCCAGAGTAACACGCAGAGTCAAGCTACCAATCATCTCACAATGGGACCAATCATGGATAAGGGATAGCTACCTCTCGTGCTGCCGACAGTTTTACACCTTACCGGAGTTGATCGAGTACATGACAACCAGGTACCCGGGCCAGGTCACAGCAAAACAGGTGACAGACGTTTTCAGAGAGATGCTGAGAAGTCAAAACGCTGAAAAGTATCTGAGAGCATCGCAACACCACTCCAGAGTAAGGCAGATGGAACGCGAAAGGCTTGCAAGCACTTCTGTGAGCACTCCTCCTGCGAGCACTCCTCCTGCAAGCACTCCTCCAGCAAGTGATGCCGCAAGTACAAGCACTTCTGTTAGCACTCCTCCAGCAAGTGATGCCGCAAGTACAAGCACTTCTGTTAGCACTCCTCCTGCAAGTGATGCCGCAACTACAAGCACTGCTCCTCCTCAGAACGATGGCGCTAGCTCTTCTTCTCCTTAGAGGAAAACTACTCGAGGAAAATTACTTGGGAATTATACTCATGCATCAATATGAGACCGAGTCCACgataggaagaaaaaaaatattgtaaaataaaccCTTACAAAAATCCAAATCGAAGCTAATAAAACGTCTGCATGAGTTTGTAAATATCACAATCTAGAAAAGTAAACCAAACAATTACTTTGTCGAAgttcccatatagatcagacccgGTCAGATGGAGAGACTCCACGGAGACTCGGCTCGTCGGACCACCACTTGATCTAGATAAGATGGacagctgacaaaaaaaaaaaattactttgtcGAAGAAGAACCCACACCACCACTCGTACCATTATTACTCCTCTCAAGAGCTCTTTTCTGTGAAACTCTGAGATATGCTTCTGCATTGCGGCCGGTTAAAAGCTCCCTGAAAACATTTGTCACTGTGGTCTTTGGCAAACCATGATTCACCTTCATGTAACTGATCATCTCAGGAAGGCTATAGAAATTCTCACAGCAAAAAAAGTAACTATCCTTCACTTTCTTCTGTTCCCTTGTCAGATTCGGATATTTCTGATTACAAATGCAAATTAACTATGAATCATCTACTCAATAAAATATACATGATAGTCACAGTGATTTgccaaacaaattttgttactaCCTTGGAAATAACTTGTTTGTCACGTTTGCTTGTGGATCTCTcggcaactttttttttgtctgactCAACTAACTCTGTTTTTGGGATCTGGGCCTCTTCCTCCTCGTACTTGTCTCTCCGTGTTGTTGCCATAAGATCTCTTCCAAAACAATTGTCtgatattttagggttttgagacGGACTGAATGAATGaaactactatatatatttccaaGACAG
The Raphanus sativus cultivar WK10039 chromosome 1, ASM80110v3, whole genome shotgun sequence DNA segment above includes these coding regions:
- the LOC108844045 gene encoding uncharacterized protein LOC108844045 yields the protein MATTRRDKYEEEEAQIPKTELVESDKKKVAERSTSKRDKQVISKKYPNLTREQKKVKDSYFFCCENFYSLPEMISYMKVNHGLPKTTVTNVFRELLTGRNAEAYLRVSQKRALERSNNGTSGGVGSSSTNFPLRRRRASAIVLRRSSACSCGITCRRSANRSACTCGITCWRSANRSACTCGITCWRSACRRSARRRSAHRSACKPFAFHLPYSGVVLRCSQILFSVLTSQHLSENVCHLFCCDLARVPGCHVLDQLR
- the LOC130495529 gene encoding hsp70-Hsp90 organizing protein 2-like, translating into MTASETKGDRFFSSNLHMDAAVKSYTTALNQAPDDHHLHVLYSKRSAAHLKDKKYEEALADAKLALHLKPEWAEAHSRVAAAHYALGNIFFKKAKACYVLSESNRTSGFMEDHDFNNLMKELCEHPRRIHLYMEEANVIDALYVLLNDTLPSRNVLVTTFTKSIPGSSLRCQLVTQMKPSRSEGHVLMGDALKGLGLHEFELAVVAYKKGLSTHSASKSMRSGLAHSLAHLSSPFGDALGPNMWGKLSRNPRTSAFMKQEGFVQLMDKFSESPFTFHLKLDDVRVIEAILFFVE